A window from Apostichopus japonicus isolate 1M-3 chromosome 2, ASM3797524v1, whole genome shotgun sequence encodes these proteins:
- the LOC139975136 gene encoding scavenger receptor cysteine-rich domain-containing protein DMBT1-like — MQELERVIRKERSIRLAGGNETAGRVEIYLNGEWGTVCDDAWDINDANVVCNQLGFAGALDYRDSAAFEEGSIRLAGGNETAGRVEIYLNGEWGTVCDDEWDIHDAHVVCNELGFPGALGYRTGASFGEGTGEIYLDDVGCDGEETELLSCYYNSIDNCNHGEDAGVICELILNETTPEEGSIRLAGGIETAGRVEIFLNREWGTVCDDAWDINDAKVVCNQLGFARALESSGSAAFGEGTGKIHLDDVGCGGEETELLSCYYNSFDNCNHGEDASVICQLTSDEPTPEEGSIRLAGGNETAGRVEIYLNGEWGTVCDDKWDINDANVVCNQLGLVRALESRGSAAFGEGTGKIHLDDVGCGGEETELLSCYYNSIDNCNHAEDASVICQLTSDEPAPEEGSIRLAGGNETAGRVEIYLNGEWGTVCDDKWDINDANVVCNQLGLVRALESRGSAAFGEGTGKIHLDDVGCGGEETELLSCYYRRIDNCNHAEDASVICQLTSGELRLADEGAYNEGRLLVNLNGQ, encoded by the exons ATGCAAGAGTTGGAGAGAGTAATCAGAA AGGAACGTTCCATTCGTCTTGCTGGAGGTAATGAGACAGCTGGACGTGTTGAGATCTACCTAAATGGAGAATGGGGCACTGTCTGTGATGATGCATGGGACATTAATGATGCTAATGTAGTATGCAATCAGTTAGGCTTCGCTGGGGCCCTTGATTATCGTGATAGTGCTGCGTTTG AGGAAGGTTCCATTCGTCTTGCTGGAGGTAATGAGACAGCTGGACGTGTTGAGATCTACTTAAATGGAGAATGGGGCACTGTCTGTGATGATGAATGGGACATTCATGATGCTCATGTTGTTTGCAATGAGTTAGGATTCCCTGGGGCATTAGGTTATCGTACTGGTGCATCATTTGGTGAGGGAACAGGAGAAATCTATCTGGATGATGTTGGATGCGATGGCGAAGAAACTGAATTGTTGAGCTGTTATTATAATAGCATTGACAATTGTAATCATGGTGAAGATGCTGGTGTCATCTGTGAACTCATTTTAAACGAAACTACACCag AGGAAGGTTCCATTCGTCTTGCTGGAGGCATCGAGACAGCTGGACGTGTTGAGATCTTCCTAAATAGAGAATGGGGCACTGTCTGTGATGATGCATGGGACATTAATGATGCTAAAGTTGTTTGCAATCAGTTAGGCTTTGCTCGGGCCCTTGAGTCTAGTGGAAGTGCTGCGTTTGGTGAGGGAACAGGAAAAATTCATCTGGATGATGTTGGATGCGGTGGCGAAGAGACTGAATTGTTGAGCTGTTATTATAATAGCTTCGACAATTGTAATCATGGTGAAGATGCAAGTGTTATCTGTCAACTCACTTCAGACGAACCTACGCCag AGGAAGGTTCCATTCGTCTTGCTGGAGGTAATGAGACAGCTGGACGTGTTGAGATCTACCTAAATGGAGAATGGGGCACTGTCTGTGATGATAAATGGGACATTAATGATGCTAATGTAGTTTGCAATCAGTTAGGCCTCGTTCGGGCCCTTGAGTCTCGTGGAAGTGCTGCGTTTGGTGAGGGAACAGGAAAAATCCATCTTGATGATGTTGGATGCGGTGGCGAAGAAACTGAATTGTTGAGCTGTTATTATAATAGCATCGACAATTGTAATCATGCTGAAGATGCAAGTGTTATCTGTCAACTCACTTCAGACGAACCTGCGCCAG AGGAAGGTTCCATTCGTCTTGCTGGAGGTAATGAGACAGCTGGGCGTGTTGAGATCTACCTAAATGGAGAATGGGGCACTGTCTGTGATGATAAATGGGACATTAATGATGCTAATGTAGTTTGCAATCAGTTAGGCCTCGTTCGGGCCCTTGAGTCTCGTGGAAGTGCTGCGTTTGGTGAGGGAACAGGAAAAATCCATCTTGATGATGTTGGATGCGGTGGCGAAGAAACTGAATTGTTGAGCTGTTATTATAGAAGAATCGACAATTGTAATCATGCTGAAGATGCAAGTGTTATCTGTCAACTCacttcag GCGAACTGCGACTGGCAGATGAAGGAGCCTACAACGAGGGAAGGCTATTAGTGAACCTCAATGGACAGTAG